A DNA window from Shewanella baltica contains the following coding sequences:
- a CDS encoding EAL domain-containing protein, whose product MDKGILFPLVQNAALLLALVFLYDVIPKKHQRQYFLLWRIIIGMLIGGIGITIMSTPWIYQPGVFFDTRSVILCISGLFFGGLPTFIAVVMTALYRISIGGAGMWIGVGVIVSSGLIGVIWRQYRKSYLANISGGEIFLFAYAVHIVMLLWFVFLPNGIGMPLLEQVTLPVLTIFPIATWLLSRLLSRRFELERDEQIRLQDDFLFRSQFNAGNIGIAITGIDQKWIKVNPRLCQMLKYSEAELLRMTWVQITHPDDLETDALKFELMLQGDIDNYEMDKRFIVKDGSVVYTHMTVACKRGGNNAVLLVIAGYLDITAQAFADQEVLASREQLELVLSSSDLGVWDWDIRHDRIERNARSADILGCDVDMLNANSRQWMDAIVAEDRPKVLHSIEAHIRGETAQHKMEYRLNTLNRKVRWILDTGKVVSRDANDNALRMCGTYTDITDAKLIEESLKLSALVYDNSSEAMSVLDEKGVIITVNAAFSVMTGYREFEVRDQHIRLLYCDLNGRDFYTQMNNEIREKGQWQGEMWQRRKNGEEYVIWLTINTINDKEGHPYRRVALFSDITDKKQNEHLIWKQANYDTLTGLPNRRMLLEYLSSEVKNADRNRNHFALLFLDLDFFKEVNDTLGHAMGDLLLIETASRLKSCVRDADVVARLGGDEFTVVLSSMEDHKGIERVAENILRRIAEPYVLGEETAYISASIGITLYPDDSTSIEGLLKHADQAMYAAKDQGRNRFNYFTPSMQEYAKYRMRLIQDLRQAVANKEFELHYQPIVALATGEVTKAEALIRWHHAERGAVSPAEFIPVAEDTGLIVEIGNWVFEQAARQSAAWRHELGVEIQISVNKSPIQFRDEGTLLNDWLKLLQDLNITGAGVCVEITEGLLLDASMGVTEKLLAYRDAGVQVSLDDFGTGYSSLAYLKKFDIDYLKIDQSFTRHIDTDSNDQILCEAIIVMAHKLGMKVIAEGVETEVQRQVLLAAGCDYGQGYLFSRPVPAAEFTQKYLQDPPLVSRV is encoded by the coding sequence ATGGATAAAGGTATTCTCTTTCCGTTAGTGCAAAATGCGGCTTTGCTGCTGGCGTTGGTATTTTTGTACGACGTGATCCCTAAAAAGCATCAGCGGCAGTATTTCTTACTGTGGCGTATCATTATTGGGATGCTCATCGGTGGTATTGGTATCACCATCATGAGCACGCCTTGGATATATCAACCGGGCGTTTTTTTCGATACTCGCTCGGTTATCCTCTGTATTTCAGGCCTCTTTTTCGGTGGTTTGCCAACCTTTATTGCTGTAGTGATGACGGCGCTATATCGCATCAGTATTGGTGGCGCTGGGATGTGGATTGGCGTCGGCGTGATAGTGTCATCCGGGTTAATCGGGGTGATTTGGCGTCAATATCGTAAATCCTATCTCGCGAACATTTCAGGTGGAGAAATCTTTCTCTTCGCCTATGCTGTCCATATCGTGATGTTGTTGTGGTTCGTATTTTTACCTAATGGCATAGGAATGCCCTTACTCGAACAAGTCACCCTACCTGTGCTCACCATTTTCCCTATTGCGACTTGGCTGCTGAGCCGCCTGTTGTCACGGCGTTTTGAGTTAGAACGTGATGAACAAATTCGTCTACAGGACGATTTTCTATTTCGCAGCCAATTCAACGCGGGCAACATTGGTATTGCGATAACGGGGATTGACCAAAAGTGGATAAAGGTGAATCCACGTTTATGCCAAATGCTCAAATATTCAGAGGCTGAATTGCTGCGGATGACGTGGGTGCAAATCACCCATCCCGATGATTTAGAAACCGATGCGCTGAAATTTGAGCTTATGCTGCAAGGCGATATCGATAATTACGAGATGGATAAGCGTTTTATTGTGAAAGACGGCAGCGTGGTTTACACCCATATGACAGTCGCCTGCAAACGGGGGGGCAATAACGCCGTGTTGCTTGTTATTGCTGGATATTTAGATATTACTGCCCAAGCCTTTGCCGACCAAGAGGTACTTGCTAGTCGTGAGCAACTCGAACTGGTGCTGAGCAGTAGCGATCTTGGGGTATGGGATTGGGATATTCGTCATGATCGTATCGAACGTAACGCCCGCAGCGCCGATATTCTTGGCTGCGATGTGGATATGCTCAACGCCAACAGTCGCCAATGGATGGACGCGATTGTCGCCGAAGATAGGCCTAAAGTGTTGCACTCGATTGAGGCCCATATTCGCGGCGAAACGGCGCAACATAAGATGGAATATCGCCTAAATACACTCAATCGCAAAGTGCGCTGGATTTTAGACACAGGTAAAGTGGTGAGCCGCGACGCCAACGATAATGCCCTACGGATGTGCGGAACCTATACCGATATTACCGACGCAAAACTTATCGAAGAATCGTTGAAATTGTCGGCGCTGGTATACGACAACAGCTCAGAAGCCATGAGTGTACTCGATGAAAAGGGCGTGATCATTACCGTTAATGCCGCCTTTAGTGTGATGACCGGCTATCGTGAATTTGAAGTACGGGATCAACATATTCGGCTGCTTTATTGTGACCTCAATGGCCGTGATTTTTACACTCAAATGAACAATGAGATCCGTGAAAAGGGCCAATGGCAAGGGGAAATGTGGCAGCGGCGCAAGAACGGCGAGGAATATGTCATCTGGTTAACCATCAATACCATCAATGACAAAGAAGGCCATCCCTATCGGCGGGTGGCGCTGTTTTCTGACATTACCGACAAGAAGCAAAATGAGCATCTGATCTGGAAGCAAGCCAACTACGATACGCTGACAGGCTTGCCCAATCGGCGCATGTTATTGGAGTATTTAAGCAGCGAAGTGAAAAACGCTGACCGCAATCGCAATCACTTTGCCTTATTGTTCTTGGACTTAGATTTCTTTAAAGAAGTGAATGACACCTTAGGCCATGCCATGGGCGATTTACTGCTGATAGAAACCGCGAGCCGCTTAAAATCCTGCGTGCGTGATGCCGATGTTGTCGCGCGTCTTGGCGGCGATGAATTTACTGTAGTGTTAAGTTCGATGGAAGATCATAAGGGCATTGAGCGTGTTGCCGAGAATATTCTGCGGCGAATTGCCGAGCCCTATGTGCTGGGGGAAGAAACAGCTTACATCAGCGCCAGTATTGGGATCACTTTGTATCCCGATGATTCGACCAGTATTGAAGGACTGCTTAAGCATGCGGATCAGGCTATGTATGCGGCGAAAGATCAAGGCCGCAATCGTTTCAACTATTTCACCCCGTCGATGCAGGAATACGCCAAATACCGCATGCGCTTGATCCAAGATTTGCGTCAAGCGGTCGCCAATAAAGAATTTGAACTGCATTATCAGCCAATTGTTGCCTTAGCGACGGGGGAAGTGACTAAGGCCGAGGCCTTGATCCGCTGGCACCATGCTGAGCGTGGCGCTGTGTCACCCGCCGAGTTTATTCCGGTGGCGGAAGACACTGGGCTGATTGTTGAAATTGGTAATTGGGTGTTTGAGCAAGCCGCGCGTCAAAGTGCGGCATGGCGCCATGAGTTAGGGGTTGAAATCCAAATCAGCGTTAACAAATCCCCAATCCAATTTCGCGATGAAGGCACACTGCTCAATGATTGGTTGAAGTTGTTGCAAGATCTCAATATCACGGGCGCGGGCGTGTGCGTTGAAATTACCGAAGGCTTGTTATTGGACGCCAGTATGGGCGTGACCGAAAAACTACTGGCCTACCGTGATGCGGGCGTGCAAGTGTCGTTGGACGATTTTGGTACTGGTTACTCGTCACTCGCCTATCTGAAAAAGTTTGATATCGATTATCTTAAAATTGATCAATCTTTTACCCGCCATATTGATACCGATTCAAACGATCAAATTCTCTGTGAGGCGATTATTGTGATGGCCCACAAGTTGGGGATGAAAGTGATTGCTGAAGGTGTCGAAACCGAGGTGCAGCGCCAAGTGTTGTTGGCAGCAGGTTGTGACTACGGCCAAGGTTACTTGTTTTCAAGACCTGTGCCTGCTGCTGAATTTACCCAAAAATACCTGCAGGATCCGCCGTTAGTCTCCCGTGTCTGA
- a CDS encoding glycogen synthase yields MKQRILMVAAENGALAGAKVGGMADVIRDLPDALAGVDLCADVIMPSYGFLTAVANQPQDLGELTVAFGGRLERVHVFAMPHPQVPEAMIYLLEHALWQSVPGQIYSQGSAERPFADDATKFAFLCASVATALATGRVPMPAVLHLHDWHAGCLAMLRAFVPEFSALKEIECVFSIHNLALQGIRPLSQDSSSFAAWFPELFASLTLGQKQLITDPRYPHCVNPMRMGIVLSDKVHLVSPSYAKEVLQPSKSEAGFFGGEGLEHDLQLKANDGKVVGILNGCVYSSVSDLPAKPPARIQVPEFKQLLSAIETALVQWQGRQTQVSGVDMIAFARTQAHWRQAMAEQVPSLLLTSVGRLTDQKVLLLRHQLPSGSFVLETLLNALKLTKPTALLILLGSGDASIAKSFQALGAKYDNLLFLQGYNEALSEALYQHGDLFLMPSSFEPCGISQMLAMRAGQPCLVHGVGGLKDTVKDGVTGFAFNGNSLDEQAEAFLQRLMQAIACFEGKTWPKVRAAAMAQRFDWHSIAEQYRQQLYCKV; encoded by the coding sequence TTGAAACAACGCATTTTAATGGTCGCGGCTGAAAACGGTGCCCTTGCGGGCGCCAAGGTTGGCGGTATGGCGGATGTGATCCGTGACTTACCCGACGCTTTGGCGGGTGTGGATTTGTGCGCCGATGTGATTATGCCAAGCTATGGCTTTTTGACTGCGGTCGCGAATCAACCCCAAGATTTGGGTGAGTTAACCGTGGCCTTTGGCGGCCGATTGGAGCGGGTGCATGTGTTTGCCATGCCCCATCCTCAAGTGCCAGAGGCGATGATTTATTTGCTCGAACATGCATTATGGCAATCCGTTCCTGGGCAAATTTATAGCCAAGGCAGCGCCGAGCGTCCTTTTGCCGACGATGCAACTAAGTTTGCTTTCCTTTGCGCGAGTGTCGCCACGGCATTAGCTACGGGTCGAGTGCCAATGCCAGCTGTGCTGCATTTACATGATTGGCATGCGGGCTGCTTAGCCATGCTTAGGGCGTTTGTGCCTGAGTTCAGCGCTCTCAAAGAAATTGAGTGTGTGTTCTCCATCCACAATTTGGCGCTGCAGGGGATACGTCCCCTAAGCCAAGACTCGTCCTCGTTTGCGGCTTGGTTTCCCGAGCTATTTGCGTCTTTAACACTGGGGCAAAAACAGCTGATCACCGATCCCCGTTATCCCCACTGCGTTAACCCAATGCGCATGGGGATAGTGCTGAGCGATAAAGTGCATTTAGTCTCACCCAGTTACGCCAAAGAAGTGTTGCAGCCGTCCAAGTCTGAGGCGGGATTCTTTGGGGGCGAAGGGCTAGAACATGACTTACAGCTCAAGGCTAATGATGGCAAAGTGGTGGGGATTTTAAATGGCTGTGTATATTCGTCAGTATCGGATTTACCCGCTAAGCCACCTGCGCGTATTCAAGTACCCGAGTTCAAGCAATTGCTCAGTGCGATTGAGACTGCGTTAGTGCAATGGCAGGGACGTCAAACCCAAGTGAGCGGCGTAGATATGATTGCCTTTGCGCGCACGCAAGCCCATTGGCGTCAAGCGATGGCAGAGCAAGTACCGAGTCTGTTACTCACTTCGGTAGGCCGTTTGACCGATCAAAAAGTCTTACTGCTGCGCCATCAATTGCCCTCGGGCTCATTTGTGCTTGAGACCTTGCTTAACGCGTTGAAGCTAACAAAACCGACGGCGCTGCTGATTTTACTCGGCAGCGGCGATGCATCGATTGCTAAGTCCTTTCAAGCGTTAGGGGCTAAATACGATAACCTATTATTTTTGCAGGGATATAACGAGGCGTTATCCGAAGCGCTGTATCAGCATGGCGATCTCTTCTTGATGCCAAGCTCCTTTGAGCCCTGTGGTATCAGTCAAATGCTCGCGATGCGCGCCGGACAGCCTTGTTTAGTGCATGGTGTGGGCGGATTGAAGGATACCGTTAAGGATGGCGTAACTGGCTTTGCTTTTAACGGCAATAGCTTAGACGAGCAAGCCGAAGCATTTTTGCAAAGGTTGATGCAAGCCATTGCTTGTTTCGAGGGGAAAACATGGCCAAAGGTGCGTGCGGCGGCCATGGCACAGCGTTTTGACTGGCATTCCATTGCTGAACAATATCGTCAACAACTCTATTGCAAAGTGTGA
- the glgC gene encoding glucose-1-phosphate adenylyltransferase, with amino-acid sequence MSNVRYISNLTRETYALILAGGRGSRLHELTDWRAKPALYFGGKFRIIDFPLSNCINSGIRRVGVVTQYKSHSLIRHVMRGWGHFKKELGESVEILPASQRYSENWYQGTADAVFQNIDIIRHELPKYVMVLSGDHVYRMDYAGLLAAHAESGADMTVSCLEVPIAEAAGSFGVMEVDEEMRILGFEEKPQQPKHSPGNPEMCLASMGNYVFNTEFLFDQLKKDALNESSDRDFGKDIIPAIIEKHNVFAYPFKSAFPNEQAYWRDVGTLDSFWQANMELLSPTPALNLYDAKWPIWTFQEQLPPAKFVFDDDDRRGMALDSIVSGGCIISGATVRRSVLFNEVRVCSYSLVEDSVVLPDVVVLRHCKIKNAILDRGCIIPEGMVIGYNHDHDRAKGFRVSEKGVTLVTRDMLGLPVGYE; translated from the coding sequence ATGTCTAATGTTCGTTATATCAGTAATTTAACTCGTGAAACCTATGCGTTGATTTTAGCTGGTGGGCGCGGGTCTCGCTTGCATGAACTCACGGATTGGCGTGCTAAACCGGCGCTGTATTTCGGTGGTAAGTTTCGTATTATCGATTTTCCGTTGTCTAACTGCATCAACTCGGGTATTCGCCGCGTGGGTGTGGTCACACAGTACAAGTCGCATTCCTTGATCCGCCATGTAATGCGCGGTTGGGGCCATTTTAAGAAAGAGTTAGGCGAGTCGGTGGAGATTTTACCCGCCTCACAACGCTATTCGGAAAACTGGTATCAAGGCACCGCCGATGCGGTATTCCAAAACATCGACATCATTCGCCATGAGCTGCCTAAATACGTAATGGTATTGTCGGGCGATCACGTGTATCGCATGGATTATGCGGGGTTATTAGCCGCCCATGCCGAGTCGGGCGCAGATATGACAGTCTCATGCCTTGAAGTGCCGATTGCCGAAGCGGCGGGTTCGTTTGGGGTGATGGAAGTCGACGAAGAGATGCGCATTTTAGGCTTTGAAGAAAAGCCGCAGCAGCCTAAACATTCTCCGGGTAATCCTGAAATGTGTTTAGCATCTATGGGCAACTATGTGTTTAACACTGAGTTTTTGTTTGACCAGCTCAAGAAAGATGCCCTAAACGAAAGCTCAGATCGGGATTTTGGTAAGGATATTATTCCTGCGATCATCGAAAAACATAATGTGTTCGCCTATCCCTTTAAGAGCGCTTTCCCGAACGAGCAAGCCTATTGGCGCGATGTGGGGACGCTAGACTCTTTCTGGCAAGCGAATATGGAACTGTTATCGCCCACGCCAGCACTGAATTTGTACGATGCGAAATGGCCAATTTGGACTTTCCAAGAACAATTGCCTCCCGCTAAATTTGTGTTTGATGACGATGACAGACGCGGTATGGCGTTGGACTCGATTGTCTCGGGCGGTTGTATTATTTCGGGTGCGACTGTGCGCCGTAGCGTATTGTTTAACGAAGTACGTGTCTGTTCCTATTCATTGGTTGAAGATTCAGTGGTGCTACCCGATGTGGTCGTGCTGCGGCATTGCAAAATCAAGAATGCGATACTCGACCGTGGCTGCATTATTCCCGAAGGCATGGTGATAGGTTATAACCATGATCACGACCGAGCCAAAGGCTTTAGAGTGTCGGAAAAAGGCGTCACCTTAGTGACCCGTGACATGCTAGGTTTACCAGTGGGTTATGAATAG
- a CDS encoding glycogen/starch/alpha-glucan phosphorylase, producing the protein MTDESELSPNTSEKTVSSAPKAASKKAPAKRQAKPKVVEPCEPCDALPASFERHLRYGLSRGEGVSCELFQALAYSVKEQMLDNWRQTRVDDSHFQRKQVAYLSLEFLMGRALGNALLSLDLQQDSRDALSNYAVSLEELEEAEHDAGLGNGGLGRLAACFLDSCASMDLSVTGYGIRYEYGMFAQKIVDGYQVERPDRWLREGNPWEVRVPTHNVTVPFFGHTESYVDKQGRRHIIWVETQDVLAVAYDMPVPGYRNGRVNTLRLWKAEATDDFDLAEFNQGDYTEAVARKNLAEQITMVLYPNDASENGKELRLRQQYFLSSASLQDLLKRWVSRHGHDFTQFAAKNVMQLNDTHPSIAVPELMRLLIDEYGLEWDSAWAITSQTMAYTNHTLLPEALERWPVRMMAQMLPRILEIIYEINARYLDLVAHHWPGDASKLASMSIIQDGPHPHVRMAYLAIVASFSVNGVAGLHTQLLKSGLFKDFYELWPHKFNNRTNGVTPRRWLAHCNPALAKLLTAHLGKEWVTDLSQLTALNALTQDTAFIQKWRDVKQANKALLAKMIAKECGVEFDPSMLFDVQVKRIHEYKRQLLNILHVVHLYHQIQQGHTENMVPRCVLIGGKAAPGYFMAKLIIKLASNVAHMVNSDPLVTPYLRFAFLPNYNVSAMEKICPGTDLSEQISTAGKEASGTGNMKFMMNGALTIGTMDGANIEMLEEVGSENFFLFGLNAEQVSEVRNHYHPRSIIDDSPALSEVMKLLKSGHFNLLEPGIFDPIIAAIESSDDQWMTAADFDSYRVVQEAVARAYKDPQVWTQMSIRNTAASGRFSSDVTIAGYRDEIWKL; encoded by the coding sequence ATGACTGACGAAAGCGAACTGAGTCCAAATACCAGCGAAAAAACCGTATCATCCGCGCCAAAAGCGGCAAGTAAGAAGGCGCCAGCTAAGCGTCAGGCCAAACCTAAAGTCGTTGAACCCTGCGAGCCCTGCGATGCCTTGCCCGCTTCTTTTGAGCGCCATTTACGTTATGGACTCAGCCGTGGCGAAGGCGTGAGCTGCGAATTATTTCAAGCGCTGGCCTATAGCGTCAAAGAACAGATGCTAGACAATTGGCGTCAGACCCGTGTGGATGACAGCCATTTTCAGCGCAAGCAAGTGGCGTATTTATCCCTTGAGTTTTTGATGGGCAGGGCGCTGGGCAATGCACTGCTGAGTTTAGATTTACAACAAGATAGCCGTGATGCCTTGAGCAACTATGCAGTATCGCTGGAAGAGTTAGAAGAAGCCGAACATGATGCCGGTTTAGGTAATGGCGGCCTAGGTCGATTGGCGGCGTGTTTCCTTGATAGCTGCGCCAGCATGGACTTATCCGTGACGGGTTATGGCATACGTTATGAATATGGCATGTTCGCCCAGAAGATAGTCGACGGTTATCAGGTTGAGCGTCCCGACCGTTGGCTGCGCGAAGGCAATCCGTGGGAAGTGCGCGTGCCGACCCACAACGTGACAGTGCCGTTTTTTGGCCACACGGAATCCTATGTCGATAAACAGGGTCGCAGGCACATTATTTGGGTTGAAACCCAAGATGTGCTCGCCGTCGCCTATGACATGCCAGTTCCCGGTTATCGCAATGGACGGGTGAATACCCTGAGATTGTGGAAGGCCGAAGCGACCGATGATTTTGATTTAGCTGAGTTTAATCAAGGCGACTACACAGAAGCCGTGGCCCGTAAAAACTTGGCCGAGCAGATCACTATGGTGCTCTATCCCAATGATGCGAGCGAGAACGGCAAAGAGCTGCGATTACGTCAGCAATACTTTTTATCCTCCGCCAGTTTGCAAGATTTGCTCAAACGTTGGGTGAGTCGTCATGGTCATGATTTCACCCAGTTTGCCGCTAAAAATGTGATGCAGCTGAACGACACTCACCCCAGCATTGCCGTGCCTGAGTTGATGCGGTTATTGATCGACGAATACGGTTTGGAATGGGACAGTGCGTGGGCGATTACCAGCCAGACCATGGCGTACACTAACCATACCCTATTGCCAGAAGCACTAGAGCGTTGGCCCGTGCGTATGATGGCGCAGATGCTGCCGCGTATTTTAGAAATCATTTATGAAATCAACGCCCGCTACTTAGATTTAGTCGCCCACCATTGGCCGGGGGACGCTAGCAAACTGGCGAGTATGTCGATTATTCAAGATGGCCCCCATCCCCACGTGCGCATGGCATATCTGGCGATTGTGGCGAGTTTTTCGGTCAACGGCGTCGCGGGTTTACACACGCAACTGCTTAAATCTGGGTTGTTTAAGGATTTCTATGAGTTGTGGCCGCACAAGTTTAATAACCGCACCAATGGCGTGACCCCAAGGCGTTGGCTTGCCCATTGTAACCCTGCTTTAGCTAAGTTATTGACCGCCCATTTAGGTAAAGAATGGGTGACAGATTTGAGTCAGTTAACGGCGCTCAATGCCCTCACGCAGGACACGGCGTTTATCCAAAAATGGCGTGATGTGAAGCAAGCCAACAAAGCTTTGCTGGCGAAGATGATTGCTAAGGAATGTGGCGTCGAGTTCGATCCATCTATGCTGTTTGATGTGCAAGTGAAGCGTATTCACGAATATAAACGTCAACTGCTCAATATCTTACATGTGGTCCATCTCTATCATCAGATCCAACAAGGCCACACCGAAAACATGGTGCCACGTTGCGTGTTGATCGGCGGTAAAGCGGCGCCCGGTTACTTTATGGCTAAGTTGATCATCAAGCTCGCCAGCAATGTCGCCCACATGGTCAATTCCGATCCTTTGGTGACGCCTTACCTACGTTTTGCTTTCTTACCCAATTACAACGTCAGCGCCATGGAAAAAATCTGCCCGGGAACGGATTTGTCCGAGCAAATTTCGACCGCGGGTAAAGAAGCATCGGGCACGGGCAATATGAAGTTCATGATGAACGGCGCACTGACGATTGGCACTATGGATGGCGCCAATATCGAGATGTTAGAGGAAGTGGGTTCAGAGAACTTCTTCCTGTTTGGACTCAATGCAGAGCAGGTCTCAGAGGTACGCAACCACTATCATCCGCGCAGCATTATTGACGATTCACCGGCGTTATCTGAGGTGATGAAGTTACTCAAAAGTGGTCATTTCAATCTGCTGGAGCCGGGGATTTTCGATCCTATTATTGCCGCCATCGAAAGCAGCGACGATCAATGGATGACGGCCGCCGATTTCGACAGTTATCGAGTCGTGCAAGAAGCCGTGGCGCGGGCCTATAAAGATCCGCAGGTTTGGACGCAGATGAGTATTCGCAATACCGCCGCCAGCGGGCGTTTTTCGAGTGATGTGACGATCGCGGGTTATCGCGATGAAATTTGGAAACTGTAA
- the glgX gene encoding glycogen debranching protein GlgX: MQKPTADDIKLNPDAKHNPSQNEKWALGAGEPFPLGASVERDGVNFALFSANATAVELCLFDDNGEQEVARIALTEQTQQIWHVFVQGLKAGQLYGYRVYGSYEPQLGHRFNPNKLLLDPYARQLVGEYIDHESNYGYELNHKDEDLSFSKLDNAAYVPKCKVVDIRPLIDIAAKQSIQPVATRFQPKPLERSIIYEMHVKGFTAAHPEIEPNKRATFAGLATQPAIDYLAELGVTCVELLPVQAFFTEPFLLEKKLTNYWGYNSIGFFAPEPSYLSSDDIGEFRAMVDALHGAGIEVILDVVYNHSAEGSRLGPTFSFRGIDNLSYYRLHPNDKRFYINDTGCGNTLNINHPRMLQLVLDSLRYWVEIMGVDGFRFDLAACLGREAYGFDPGSGFFDALLQDPVLCRVKLIAEPWDIGPGGYQLGNFPVAFSEWNDRYRDTMRRFWRGDHSMLPEFARRFHGSGDFFEHGGRPPATSLNFLTSHDGFTLKDLVSYTQRHNLANGEDNRDGHQENFSHHYGIEGETEDSAILALRSRQQRNLLTTLFLSQGVPMLLSGDETGRTQQGNNNAYCQDNELNWFDWSAKGMDTELLAFTQQLIALRKRFPLLCAKRFIHEQLLAESLADTGARLDWFSRQGEQMTKSLWTESMCRSLSVVLSGDLEGQGKQQALLLMVNADDNPLAFTPPTFEHLSPWQCLIHTQTEPLDAQISTTRYLLQDRSLMLFHADLIFKK; this comes from the coding sequence ATGCAAAAGCCCACGGCTGATGATATCAAGCTCAACCCTGACGCTAAACATAACCCTTCTCAAAATGAGAAATGGGCCTTGGGCGCAGGTGAGCCTTTTCCGCTCGGTGCGAGTGTCGAGAGGGATGGCGTCAACTTTGCGTTATTTTCAGCTAACGCGACAGCGGTCGAGTTATGCCTATTTGATGACAATGGCGAGCAAGAAGTCGCGCGGATTGCGTTAACTGAACAAACCCAGCAAATCTGGCATGTGTTTGTGCAGGGGCTTAAAGCGGGGCAACTCTACGGCTATCGCGTTTATGGCTCCTATGAGCCTCAGCTTGGCCACAGATTTAACCCCAATAAGTTATTGCTCGACCCCTATGCGCGCCAGCTGGTCGGTGAATATATCGACCATGAGTCTAACTATGGTTACGAGCTGAATCACAAGGATGAAGACTTATCTTTCAGTAAGTTAGATAACGCTGCCTATGTCCCAAAATGTAAAGTCGTGGACATTCGTCCATTAATCGACATCGCCGCTAAGCAGTCGATTCAGCCCGTTGCGACGAGGTTTCAGCCTAAACCCCTAGAGCGCAGCATCATTTATGAGATGCACGTTAAAGGCTTTACGGCGGCGCATCCTGAGATTGAGCCTAATAAACGCGCCACCTTTGCGGGCTTGGCGACTCAGCCTGCTATCGATTATTTGGCCGAACTTGGGGTGACGTGCGTCGAGTTACTCCCAGTACAGGCCTTTTTTACTGAACCATTTTTGCTCGAGAAAAAGCTTACCAATTATTGGGGTTACAACAGTATTGGCTTTTTTGCCCCTGAGCCGAGTTATCTGTCATCCGACGATATTGGTGAGTTTCGCGCTATGGTGGATGCACTCCACGGTGCGGGTATCGAAGTGATCCTCGATGTGGTCTATAACCACAGCGCCGAGGGCAGTCGACTTGGGCCAACCTTTAGTTTTCGTGGCATAGATAATCTCAGTTATTACCGCCTGCATCCGAATGATAAGCGTTTTTACATTAACGATACGGGATGCGGAAACACCTTAAATATCAACCATCCACGTATGTTGCAGCTCGTGCTTGATTCGCTGCGTTACTGGGTAGAAATCATGGGCGTCGATGGATTTCGATTCGACTTAGCGGCCTGCCTAGGTCGCGAGGCCTATGGTTTTGATCCCGGCTCAGGTTTCTTCGATGCGCTGTTGCAAGACCCTGTGTTGTGCCGAGTAAAATTGATTGCTGAGCCTTGGGATATTGGCCCTGGCGGTTATCAATTAGGTAATTTTCCCGTGGCTTTTAGCGAGTGGAATGACAGATACAGAGACACTATGCGCCGCTTCTGGCGCGGCGATCACAGCATGTTGCCCGAATTTGCCAGGCGGTTTCACGGCTCAGGGGATTTCTTCGAGCATGGCGGCCGTCCACCCGCGACCAGTCTTAATTTTCTAACCAGTCACGACGGTTTTACCCTCAAAGATTTAGTGAGTTATACCCAGCGCCACAACTTAGCGAATGGGGAAGATAATCGCGACGGCCACCAAGAAAACTTCAGCCATCATTATGGGATTGAAGGGGAAACCGAAGATAGCGCAATTCTGGCACTTCGCAGTCGTCAACAACGTAACTTATTGACTACGCTATTTTTATCCCAAGGTGTGCCTATGTTGTTGAGCGGCGATGAAACGGGCCGCACCCAGCAAGGTAACAATAATGCCTATTGCCAAGACAATGAACTGAACTGGTTTGATTGGTCGGCAAAGGGCATGGACACTGAGCTGTTAGCCTTTACTCAGCAGCTTATCGCCCTGCGCAAACGTTTCCCGTTGTTATGCGCTAAACGCTTCATTCATGAACAGTTATTGGCCGAATCTTTAGCCGATACCGGTGCTCGCTTAGATTGGTTTAGTCGTCAAGGTGAGCAAATGACCAAGAGCCTGTGGACTGAGTCTATGTGCCGCAGTTTATCTGTAGTGCTTTCTGGTGACTTAGAAGGCCAAGGTAAGCAGCAAGCTCTATTGTTGATGGTCAATGCCGACGATAATCCTTTGGCATTTACGCCGCCGACTTTTGAGCACTTGAGTCCGTGGCAATGCCTGATCCATACCCAAACTGAGCCGCTGGATGCTCAGATCTCTACGACGCGATACTTGCTGCAAGATCGCAGTCTCATGCTTTTTCATGCTGATTTGATTTTCAAGAAATGA